The window ATCTATGCCCTGGCGATTGCCTGCAATATCCGCGGCGTGCCGAGTGCCGCACTGCGGATGGCGGGGCGGTTCAGGACGCTTGCCTATATTCAGGCCGTGTCGGCAATCATGCGATTGGCACTGGCTTTCGTCCTGCTGTTCCAGGGGGCGGGGCTTGCCGCTTTCGTGGTGCTGTGGACTGCCATTCAGATCCTTGATGCGGCGATCTTTTTTCTGCTCGGCCTGAAGAGCCTGCGCGATCAGGGCGTGCCTTCGCTCTTTTCGGTGAGCTGGCGGGGCCTGCGGCAAGCCTTTCCGGGGTTTCTGCGGTTCGCGATGTCGACCAACCTGTCCTCCACCTTGCGCACGTTTTCGCATGAGGCGGATACCTTGCTGGTCGGGTTCTTCATGGGGCCGGCAGCCGCCGGTCTGTATTTCCTTGCCCGGCGCATCGCCAAAGTCGCGCAACAGATCGGCGACCTTGTCCAGATGGTGACCTATCCCGACCTTGCCCGCAGCTGGCATGCGGCGAAACGGGCGGCCTTCGGTCGGCTGGTACGTTTCGTCCAGATCGTCCTTGCCGGCTTTGGTCTGACGGCGATTTTTGGTGTCTGGTTGTTCGGGAAACCGGTTCTCGCTGCGGCCTTCGGTCCGGATTTCGTCGATGCCTACCCGATGCTGCTGGCCCAGCTGGTGGCGGTCGCCCTGATCCTGCACGCCGCGCCTTCCCGGTCCGCGCTGCTGGCGATGAACCGCCCCGCATTCGTACTCGCGACAGCAGCGGTATCGACCGTTGTCTTCTTTGCGACGGCGCTGTTTGCCATTCCGCACTACGGAGCAATCGGTGCCAATTTCGCGCATATCGCATTCGGAATCGTCACAGCGATCGCGCTCGACGCCGCTCTGTGGCGCGGCATCGGACGGCAGCCGCGCGAGTTGGTGGGTTGAACGCGCCGCAGACCATAGCGCCCGCCTGCTCGCTGGCCCCGCAACCGCACGGCGGACTCGAGGTCTGGTCGATCCTGACAAGTCTGACGACGGGCGGCGCGGAAAGTCTGGTGGTCAATCTCGACCGCAGCTTCCGGCAAGCGGGAATGACCCATAAGGTCGTTGCGCTGTGCGATGCCGCAACGCTGGGCAATTCGTGCAAGACCGAAAGGCGCATTGCGAACCGGATCGAGGACGATGGCGGTACATTCGTAAGTTTGGGGCTGAGCCGGAACCGCAATCCCCTTGCCGGAATCGCCGCACTGAACAGGCTGCTGCAAACTGGCAGGCCGCACGTCATCCACGCGCATACCGCAAGGGCGGTGCCCATCGCCGCGCATTCGCGGCATCGCGGCGCGCTGGTGATGACCCATCACAACAGCCGCCTGTCATTTCCCCGCGGTGCGTTCCGCTATCTCGATCTCGTGGTCGACACCTATGTCGCGATCAGTGCCGAGACCGAAGCGCTATACCGCGCGGTGTGCCGCAAGCCTGTGCGAAGAATAGCGAACGGCGTGCCCGAATCGTTCCTTTCGGAACGCAGGTCCGCGCCACGCCGACCCCCGTTCACGGTTATGAGCGTCGGCGCCATATCCGAACAGAAGAATTACCGGCTGCTCATCGCCGCCGCCCGCGAAATCCGAAATCGTGCTGCCGGCAATCCGGTTGTAAAATTCAGGATCGCCGGCGGCGGGCAATCCCTCGACAGCCTCCGCTGCGAGGTCGATGCGGCGGGGCTTGCGGGCAGCGTTGAATTCGTGGGAGAGCGGTCCGATGTGCCGATCCTGCTGGGCACTGCCGATCTGTTTCTCAACACTTCGCGCTACGAAGGCCAGTCGATCGCGATGCTGGAGGCAATGGCGATGGCGCTTCCCGTCGTGGCGACCGATGTGCCGGGGAACCGCAATCTTGTCGTCCCCGGACACAATGGTCTGCTCGCGCCGCTGGACGACCCCGGCGCGATTGCCGATGCGATCATAAGATTGGCGGATGATCCGCAGCTTTACGCAAGCATGTCGGATGGCGCGCGTGCAACGGGGCGGCAGTTCACCGTCGAAGCGACGGCCGCCGATCACCGCGCCCTTTATGCCTCGCTGGTCTCCAATGGATAGGGCCTGCGCCAATGGGGCTAGGATGAAAGTGCCAGTATTCCATCCCGATGCGCGTTAGAAAGCCTGCCGCAGAACCCGCATAGTATCCGCCAAGGGGCGCGCGCGCTTTCGGGACTCGGAAAACCGGTCCTTTTCTTGCGCGCACCGGGATGGACGAGATGCAGGGGATCAAGACATGCAACAGGCTCTGACCGCAAATCCCCAGTTCCCGCCGCCCGCAGAGGCGCCGGCAGCGTTCAATTCCGGCGGCATGCTGCCCGCCGACAATGCGCCTGTGACACTGCGCGATCTGGTCCGCATCGCCAGCCGGTACCGGGTCATGATCATCGCCACCGTGCTGCTGGTGACGATCCCCGTTCTTGCCCAGCAATTGCTTTCGCCGAAAATCTACCAGTCGACGACCCATGTTCAGGTCGAACTGATCGACGCGGTGGGGCTCAACCAGGCCGATGTGGCGTCGCTCAACAGTCAGCGAGTGACCAATGCCGTCCGCCTCCACCGATCGCGCACCTCTGCCGCGCGGGTGCTGGACGACCTTGATCTCATCAACGATCCCGATTTCCGCAAGGAGGTGCGCGATCTGTCGGGGACCCGCGATGAAGTCCGCCAGCGCGCGACGAACACGCTGTTGTCGATGATCGAGGTCACGTCCGAGCCGAAATCGGATCTGCTGCAGGTTTCGGTGTCGAGCCGTTCGCCCACACTGTCGGCGCGGATTGCAAACCAGCTTCCGGAATCTGTCGGCGCGGTGCGCAATGCGATCATCACCGAACGCCGGAAAAAGCTGCTTGGCGCGCTCGAACAGGAGCTCGAATTGCGCCGCAAGGCCGCGGTCGTATCCTCGGAAAGGGTCGCGCAATTCCGGCGCGACAACCGGATGCTGGTCGGTGCAGGCGGGATCGAGGATTTGTCGCAACTGAACCAGATCGCGGCTGCAGCAGCCAATGCCAGTTCCGGCCGCGCAGGTTCAGCCGCACGCGCAAGCGGCGTGGCTGCGGCTGCGAATTATTCCAGCACGGCAACCGCCACGTCGGCAGTGCTCGATCAGCTCGAACGCCAGCGCGCGCAGCTGATTGCCGACCGGTCGCGCATGGCGCCCACCTTCGGCCCTAACCATCCCGAAATGGTCAAGGTGACATCGCAGCTTGCCGAGGTTGACGCGAACATCCGGATCGAGCGCAGCCAGGCTCGGGCGAATGCGGCCGAGATGAACGCTGCCGAGGCGGGAAGGATGACCGGGCTGGCGCAAAGCGAAATGGCCCGCGATGCAGCTGCGGCCGGGCGTCTCTCGGGGATTGCGGCCAGCATCGAGAGCAAGGCGTTCGAGAATGTCGCCAACTCGGTAAGACTGGCCGAACTGGTGCGTGCTTCCGAACTTTCGGACAAGGCCTATCAGTCTATTGCGGAGCGCCTCGAACAGGTTCGGGCGCAAATGCAGCCCGAAGGCGTGTCGTCATCGGTGGTATCGCCTGCCGTGCCGAGCTTCGACCCGATCTCTCCCTCTCCGGTCAAGACCACGCTGTTCGCGATCCTGGCCTCTCTGATGCTCGGTTTCATGCTCGCCTATATCCGCGAACTGCTCGACGACCGTCTGCGCACGGCCGCGCAGGTAAGCCGCCATTTCAACCTTCCCACCTTCGGCATGTTGCCGCTGATTCCGCGCGAAGCCCTGCTGGAAGATCCCAACCACAGCCCCGTGATTTTGGACCCGCAATCGCTGTTCGCGGAAGTGGCACGCTCGGCTTACAGCGATGTCCGGGGGTTGCAGCAGGGGAGCGGCTGCCAGGTGGTGTTGATCACATCGCCGCTTCCGGGAGATGGCAAATCGACAGTGTCGCTGGCGCTTGCCGCTGCGGGCGCGGCGCTGGGCGACCGCACGATCGTGCTCGATCTGGACTTGCGCAAGCGTGGTCTGCTCCAGCAATTGCAGGAATCGATCCCCACTGCCGATCTTATCGATCTGATTGCGGGCAAGATCGAACTCGACACGCTCATTCCGCGGCATGTCCCGAAGGACGCCGGGGATGACGAGATCGGGCAAGTGCTTGTCTTGAGCTCCAACCGCAAGGTCGACCATCCTAACTCGATGATCTCCTCGCGCCGCCTTATCAAGCTTGTTGGCGCGCTGCGCGAGCGTTTCGATTTGGTGGTCATCAATGCACCGGCGGTCCTCGCTGTCCGCGATGCCCGGACGATGTGCGATTATGCCGATCACACGATCATGGTCGCACGCTGGGGACGAACCACCAGCGAGCAGATGCGTGCTGCGCTGCAACTGGTCAGCTATCAGACGAGCGCGGTGATCTTCGACCATGTCGACTTCGCCGAGCACGCCCGTCGCCGCTACGGCGATTCCATCCAGTTCTACATGGCGTCGTCGGACTATTACACTCTGCCTCCCACGGCTCAGCCGGGTTCGGGGTTCCTTGGCAGGCGGCGGGGCGCGATGGTCGGGGGCGTGCCGCGCGCGGCATGAACTTCGCGGCACTGCTCCCTACGGGATGAACAAGATGGGCGCCCGGCTTCTTGCGATTGTACTGCTGGCTGTGCTGGCGCCGCTGATGCTGCTGCTCGCGCTGGGCGTGTTTGCGTCCGTGGGATCGCCCGTCCTGTTCCGCCAGACGCGGTCGGGGCAGGGGGGGCGGACGTTCGCGATGCTGAAGTTTCGCAGCATGCATGATGCCAAAGGCGCGGACGGTGTGTTGCTGCCCGATGATCGGCGGGTCACGGCATTCGGGCGGTTTCTGCGCCGTTCGCGGCTCGACGAGCTGCCGGGGCTTGCCAATATCGTCACCGGCGACATTGCCTTTGTGGGACCGAGGCCGCTGCTTCCGGAAACGATCCGCGATCTTGGGCCAAAGGGCGTTGCCCGGGGCACGGTCAAGCCCGGGCTTACCGGCTGGTCCCAGGTCAATGGCAACACCAAACTTCCGCTGGATCGCAAGGTCGAGCTTGATCTTTGGTATATCGCCAATCGCAGCCGCTGGCTCGATCTGCGGATTCTCGCCCGCACTTTTTCGGTGATGACCCTGGGTGAAAAGGACACCGAGGCCGTCCGGCGTGCAGCTCACCAGGGCGAAAAATCGTGAGGGGTCAGCGCTCTTTTCGGCCCGCATGCACCATCACGCCGCGCGCCGCATCATTACTATGCGCCTTTGTGCCGACTATGATCTGGTCGAGGCTCGTCACGACATGCCCGGCTGCACGGTCGGGGCTGATGGGCGCACCTCTGTGGATCCGGCCCGGACGAAGGATCTGGACCGTCTGCCATCCCCGCCTGTTCGGCGCGATAAAGTCCTTCGCGGCATTGTCGGCAATATAGACGAGGGCGGAACCCGAAAAGCCGGTCGCCTCTTCGATGTGTTCGAACGCTCGCGGGTGAGGTTTGCCATACCCTGCCGGGAAGGCGCCTGTCAGAACGATGTGACCGATCCGGTCGGCAAGACCCAGCGCCACGACCTTCGCCGTCTGGGTCGGGGCAGGTCCATCGCTGATCAGACCCGTCGCTTTCACCACCGTCCGCGCCAGAAAGCGCTCTGCATCAAGGCACAAGGTTATTTGGGGCCGATGGCTGCGGTAAGCTTCGACGAGATTTTCGATCAGTCCGACCGGCGGAGTGACGCCCATAATCTCCAATGCCCGGTCGAAGACATCGCCCCGCTGGCCGGCATCGAGCAGTTGCAGGCAGCAGGCGGAAAATCTTTCCGGATTGAATTGTCCGCCAAACTGCCGGCTTGCCGCGATGAACCCGCTACGGGCAAAATCGCGTTCGAGATACAGCGTGTCGTCCAGATCGAAGACCACAACTTCCGCCGCGATCCGGACGAGGTCATTCATGGTAGACCGCTGCGTCGTAGCGCAGCATCAGCACGTTCTCGCGCCAGGCATTGCTGGCGCATTCTGGCTGCCCGATCGCGCGCGCGAGCAGGCTTTCGGCAAAGCGGCCGCCTGCCCTGTCAGCCAGCGGGTATCCGCCGCCGAAACGGGCGTTGATCTCGAACACTTTTGGCCCGTGGGTGCGATCATCGATTAGCTGGAAACACATCACTCCGGCAGGATCGGGCAGGGCCGCAACCAGCGTTCGGGCTATTTCTTCGAACTCGGGCCGGCGCACCGTCTCGCCCTTTTCGACCTCGCCGGCGCGGATCGACAATCTGCGGTGCGGGATCGCGGCCATGAGCGCTCCGGCCTGATCGACGTAGATGTTGACCGTAAATTCGTTGCCTTGCAGGAGTTCCTGAAGGATCATCGGCTCGGAATAATTGCGGGCAAGCTGATCGGCCGAACGGATCACGCCGATACCGCGGCTCGCGCTTCCGCCCGCAGGCTTGATGAACAGCGGCCACATCCAGTCATCAGGCGCTGCGAGCACCTCTTCGGGCGTGCCGGTCCGCGGCACCGGAACCCCCGCCGCCCGCAAGACATCGGTGGTTCTCTCCTTGTCGCGCACGATGGCAATCGTTTCCGGCCCGCTGACATGAACCAGCGTCCCGGCGGCAGCGAAGCGGTCGCGCGCTTGCGCAAGCGGCATCAGCTCCGGATCGATCGTGGGAACCAGCAAACCGATGGAATTAGTCCGGCAATAATCGAAAAGGACATCGGCATAATCCGGTGCGCTGCATAGCGGGACGCCAAAAGAGTGGTCGGCCTCCCGGCACCCGGCACTGAGCGCGGGATCGAAATCGCAGGCGTGAACTTCGAGGCCCATCCCGATGCTCATGGCCGCCTTGCGGAAACAGCGGATCAATTCGACCCGGCGCCCCGCCGACGTGATGAGGATGCGAAGCACTTGTCCACTCACGAGGCGGTGTTTTCGATAACGAGTTCGGGCTGCGGCCAAGGCGCTGCTTTTCGCCGCGAGCGGGTGGTCGCTTCGATCAGATCGTCCCAGCGTGACAGAATGGCTGCGGGCTCGAACTTCCGCATCGAAACTTTGGCCATCGCTCCATAGCTGCTGCGAAGCGTGTGATCGGTTATCAGGCCGGAGATTGCATCTGCCATCGCATCGGCATCTTGCACCGGGACGAGCACCCCGTTCTCACCGTTGGCGATCATTTCTGCAGGGCCAAAATCGCAATCGGTCGCAATCACCGGCAAACCCGATGCCAGTGCCTCGCCCAGGGCATTGCCGAAGCCTTCATAGAGCGATGACTGGACGAATATGGTCGCATGGCGCGCCCAGTCACCTGGTTGTTCGGTCGTCCCGGGAAGGCTGATGCGGCTGCCTAGTCCCATTTGTTCGACCTGTTGTTCCAGCGCCGCCCTGATCTCCCCGTTGCCCCAGATCGTGAGGTTCCATTCAGGGTGATGATCGGCGACTTTCGCGAAGGCATCGATCAGGTGCGGAAAGCCTTTCTGCGGCGTCAACCGTCCCACCGCACACAGCGTCCTGGCATCGTCTGCGTCCGGATCGCGATCGAAGCCCGCAATCGGATTGTAGATCACGACCAGGCGGTCGCGCACCGAACGCGGAAAACAGCGCCTGATCGCATTGGTCTGGCAGACGATGAAATCCGCGCGGCGATAACCGACCTTGAGCAGCAGGTTCCAGAGCCGGTTGGCATCCTGGCGTTCGGGATTGTTGCGCTCCGAACAGATCAAAGGCGTGGGCGTGCCGAGACAGGCCAGCGCGGCGAGCAGATTGTTCTTGGTGAGGAAGGAAACCAGCGCGTCGGGCCGGATTTGGCCAAGCGTTTCGCGCAGGCGAAGCAGGCGTCTGGCATTCCCGCGATACCCCACCGAGACCTGCGCGCCGAGCCTCCATAGCGTCACCTGCGCGGGCAATGGGTGATAGACAGGATCGTCGGCCCGGTCGAAAGTGATGATCGACACGCGGTGCCCGCGATCGACCCAATGGTGCGCAAGCATCGCGATCACCCGTTCGGCGCCCCCTGCGCCAAGCGCGGTGATGAGGATCGCGATGTGCTTTTGCGCCGACACTGATCGTCCACCCCGAACGCTGTTGCATGCAAGGTAGTAGCAGCGTGGCCCGCACGCTGAAGTAATCTTGCGGGCTACCCCGTTTTGGAAAGGCGCCGATTGCGCCAAACCTGGATGGCGCGCGCTTCGCCAAGAATGATTACGCCGGTTTTGCGCTCGCTTGAGACGGCAACAAGGATCATCGCGGCAAAGCAGGAATACTAAAAACGCGGGAGACCCGGGGCGTGGCGACAGGCAGAGGTGAGCATCCGATGCGGCGCCCGGCGGCATTCGCCGGCTTTGCCGCCCTTTCGCTCATCCTGACAGGTATCGCGGGGCGGATCCTTTCCTATCCCCTCAATCGTGACGAAAACCTGTTCATCGCCGCAGCGAGCCAGCTTGGCAGCGGGGACCTCTACCGCGACCTCGGTTATAACCATCTTCCCAACTTCGCCTATCTGCTAGGGGGCTTCTACCGGCTCACGAATGCGCAATATCTGCTGCTGTCAGGCCGCCTCCTCATGTTTGTCGGGTGGATTGCGGCGCTCTGCGCAATCTGGCTGCTGGTCAGAAAAGCGCGGCAGGGTATCGAGCTTTTCTTCGCGTCCTCGGCCCTGCTGGTGGGCAATGTGTTTTTGCTTGGCCCCTCGGGAATGCTGGTCAGTAACAACTTCATCCCGATCCCTTGCATCCTGTTCGCGTTCTTTCTCCTGTGGCGCGCGCTCGAACACGGGCCCCCTCGCAGCATCGACGCATTCGTTGCCGGAGTGCTGGTTTCTCTGACAATCGGCCTCAAGGCGAATTACATCATCCTTGCGCCATTCTTCGCACTGGCGACCGTGATCGCACCAAGGGCTCTATCGATCGGTCAGCGCCTTCTCAGGGGAAGCCTACCGCTGGCGATCGGCGGTCTGGTCGGCGGGCTGCCTGTTCTGATCCATATGGCGCTCGATCCCCAAGGCTTTATCGCCCATACGCTGCGCTACTTCACCGAATTGCAGCCGGCATTCTGGCGCAGCGTCGATGGCCCCAAAACCGTCAGCATCGCGGACAAGATCCTGCTCGCCGAAGAGGTTTGGATGAGCGGCGTCGTCCTGATGGCTGCGGCTACCAGCGCGGTTCTGTGCGGGATCGTGATTCTGCGATCGGGCGCGCGGGGGCTTCTCGATTGGCGTGTGCTGATATTGTCGGGCCTGCTTGCATGCAGCGTGCTGGTGGCTTTCGTGCCCACCCCCTCGTTCCCGCAATATTTCGTCCCGCCGGTGCCATTTCTGATCCTGCTGATGATCGTTCTGGCCAGCATGGTCGAGGGCGGCAGCCGGGCCTTCGTGCAAGTGCTGATGATCGTGTTTGCGCTGCTTGGTCTTGTTACAGGCGCATCGCGGGTTTTGCCGGGACTGCTCGCGTTTCGCGATCCCGGAAGCTGGCAATCGCTCGAAATTCACCGCGAAATCCGCGAGATGGGGCGCGCTGCCGGCCTTGCCAAAGGGGCGCGGATTGCTGCGCTTACCCCGGTGCCGGCCCTCGAAGGGGGATACGCGATCTACCCTGAATTTGCTGCGGGGCAGTTCGTCTACCGCGTCGCGCCTTATATCGCGCCAGCCGACCGGCGCTTCTACCGAACGACCTCGCCGGCCGGTTTGTTCGAGTTTCTCGATGCCAACCCTCCGGCCGGCATTCTCGTCAATCCTGCCGAACCGATCGAGACACGCCTTGCCGAATATGCGCGGGCGCGTGGGTTCGTTCGCCTGGACAACCTCAACAGGTACGGCAGCTTCGACCTTTACATTCCTTCGAGCGGGAATGCCGCAAGCCCGCCATCAGCCAGAAGATAGTGCGGGTGGATAAAGCTGCCTACTCCGAATGCCCATTACAGCGGTGCCGGCGCAGCGCGTAGAATTGTTCCCGATCAGGCAGGCACGCGAAAGCCGCAGTTCTGCCAAGTATAGGGGTGTGGCGATGAAGGTTGTCTTGCTGGCTGGCGGGATGGGTTCACGGCTTGCCGAAGAAACCATCCGTATTCCCAAGCCCATGGTCGAAGTCGCCGGGCGCCCGATCATCCTGCACGTTATGGATATCTATCACAGTTTCGGGTTCAGCGAATTCATCGTCGCATGCGGATACAAGGGCATGCTGATCAAGAAGTTCTTTCATGATCTACACCTGATGAACAACGACTTCACGGTCGGGATCGGCGACGGGGAAATGTGCCTTTCGCCCACCTGCAAGCTCAACTGGCGGGTATCGGTGGTCGACACGGGCCTGTCGACGATGACCGGGGGGCGGATCAGGCGGCTGCGCGACTGGATCGGCGATGAGCCTTTCATGGTCACCTATTCCGATGGGGTCGGCAATGTCGACATCGGCAAGCTTGTCGCGTTCCACAAGGCGCACGGCAAACTGGCGACCGTGACGGCGGTCCAGCCGCCTGCGCGGTTCGGCAATCTCGAACTGGCCGGCGACAAGGTCACCGATTTTACCGAAAAGGTGCAGCGTCACGAAACCTGGATCAACGGCGGGTTCTTCGTCTTCGAGCCTGCGGTGCTCGATTACCTGACCGGGGACGACGAACCGCTGGAAAAGGAACCGCTGACGCAGATCGCGCGCGATGGCGAACTGATGGCGTTCAGGCATCACGGTTTCTGGCATCCGATGGACACGATCCGCGACCGCGACCTGCTCGAAAATCTGGGCGCGCGCGTGCTGCCACCCTGGATGGATTTCGAAAACGGCAAAGCGATCACCAGCACCGATATCCCCGCCGAGCTGATCAGTGCGTGACCGGGCGGCTACAGATTTCACCGCGATCGCGGAGGCATTCCGCGGCCGGCGGGTGCTCGTCACCGGCCACACCGGCTTCAAAGGTGGCTGGCTGAGCCTCTGGCTATCGCAAATGGGCGCGCATGTGACGGGCGTTTCCTTGCCGCCAGCAGCAGAACCCTCGCTGTTCGAAAGCGCGCGTATCGCGCAATTCGTCGACCACCGGATCGCCGATATCCGCAAGCCCGAGGAATTCGCCGAGGCAACGCAAGGGTGCCAGCCGGATCTGCTGATCCACATGGCTGCGCAGTCACTGGTGCGGCCGTCATACGATGACCCGGCGGGCACCTTCGCCACCAACGTGACGGGCACCGCAGTCGTGCTCGACTGGGCGCGGCGCTTGCCGATGCTCAAGGGGATTGTCGTTGTCACCAGCGACAAATGTTACGAAAATCACGAATGGGCCTGGCCCTACCGCGAGAACGACCAGATCGGCGGGGCTGATCCCTATAGCGCCTCGAAAGGTTGCGCTGAAATCGTCGCGGGCGCTTTTCGCCGCTCCTATTTCTCCGAACCCGGGTCGGCTCATGTGGCGACCGTTCGCGCGGGCAATGTGTTCGGGGGAGGGGACTGGGCGACCGACCGCCTGATCCCCGATATCATCCGAGCGGCGATGGCCGGCAGGAGCGTGCGGATCCGCAATCCTGCCAGTGTCCGCCCGTGGCAGCATGTGCTCGAACCGCTGTCGGGCTATCTCCTGCTCGGCAGCCTGCTGATGTCGGCACGCGGCGGCGAATTTGCCGGAGCGTGGAATTTCGGGCCGCCCGCCGACGCCTTCCTGCGGGTCGACGATATCGCGCGGGGACTGCTTGCGCAGTGGGGCGATGGCCGGCCGCAAATCGAATTGGGCGCCAGCGCTTGCGATCCGCACGAGGCGGGCATGCTCACGCTCGACAGCAGCAAGGCGCGTCAGCGGCTCGGCTGGCGCCCGCGTCTGTCGACCGACGCGGCCATTGCGATGACCGCCGACTGGTACCGCGCCTTTGCCGGGGGCGATGCCGACATGCAGGCATTCACCCGTGCCCAGATCGGGGAATATGTCGGCGGCGAAACGTCCATCCCTCAGCCAGCAGAGAAGATGCCATTATGCGTGTGAATTACGGACAGACCGTTCACGGGGAAGAAGAAATCGCTGCGGTCGTCGATGTGCTGCGCACCTCGACGCAGATGGGGCCCAAGGTGCGCCTGATGCAGCAACGCGTTGCAAAGCTGTTTGCGAAGAACCACGGGATCATGGTCAACTCGGGGTCCTCGGCGAACTATCTTGCGATGGAGTTGCTCAACCTTCCCGAAGGCAGCGAGGTCATTACCCCGGCGCTCACCTTTGCGACAACCGTTGCGCCCATCGTGCGCGGGCGGCTGGTTCCCGCTTTCGTCGATTGCCGCGAAGGCACCTACAACATCGATGCCGACCGGATCGAGGAGATGATCGGGCCGAAGACCAGGGCGATGATGATCCCCTCGCTGATCGGCAACCTTCCCGATTGGGACCGCATCCGCGAAATTGCTGATCGGCACGGCCTGATGGTGATCGAGGACAGCGCCGATACCCTGGGCGCGACGCTGCGCGGCACCAGCACCGGCACCCGCTCGCATATCAGCACGACGAGCTTTTACGGTAGCCACGTGATCAACGCCGGCGGCAATGGCGGGATGCTGTGCGTATCCGATCCGGATCTGGCGCGGCAGGCGCTGCTGCTCCGATCGTGGGGGCGGTCATCGTCGCTGTTTACCGATGCGGGCGATTCCGAAAGCATCGAAAACCGCTTCAACATCGAGCTCGATGGCATCGAATATGATGCCAAATTCGTGTTCTCCGAACTCGGCTTCAATGTCGAGCCGTCGGAAATGGGGGCCGCCTTCGGCCTCGTCCAGCTCGACAAGCTCGACCGGAATATCGCGCTTCGCGAACACAATTTTGCCCGGCAACTGGCCTTTTTCAGCCAGTATGAGGACTGGTTCGTTCTGCCCCGCCAAATAGAGCATTCGCGGACGGGCTGGCTCGCCTTTCCGCTCACGCTGCGGCCCGGTGCGCCCTTCAGCCGCCGGGAGATGCAGATATTTCTCGAAAAACACGACATCCAGACGCGGGTCGTTTTCACCGGCAACATCCTGCGCCAGCCGGCGATGCGCAATGTCGCGTGCAAGACGCATGACGGCGGATACCCGGCGTCCGATGCCGTCATGCGCGGCGGCATCCTGCTTGCCTGCCATCACGGGCTGACCGACCAGCAGCTCGACTATCTCCACGAATGTTTCAGTGAATTTGCCCGCACCCGGACGGGCATCCAGACCAGCGAGGCCGTCCATGCTTGATCCGCTTATGACCCAGACGCTTCCCGCTTCGACGATGGACAAGTGCCGCGCCTGCGGTGCGCCCGATCCCTATCTCTTTCTGGCCTACGGCGAACATTCGCCGGCCCAAATGCTGATCCGGCCGGAAAGCGTCGACGAACCGCAGCCCACCTTCCCGCTGAACGCGCAGGCCTGTCTCAACTGCGGACTGATTGCGGTGGCCGACCAGATCCCCGAAAATTTCTTTGCCCATTACCTCTACGTGCCTTCGGGCGCGGCCACGATGCACAGCCATTTCGAGGAATTTGCCGAAGTGATCGCCGATCGCGTCGGCGCGCGGGGGTTGATCGTCGATATCGGCAGCAACGACGGGCTGCTGCTCGCGGCGTGCAACGCGCGCGGCTGCGCAACGCTTGGCGTGGACCCTGCAAAGAACATCGCCGCGCTCGCCGCAAAACGCGGGGTCGAGACGCATGTCGATTATTTCCATCCGGCCTCGGCGCGCGAGTTGCTGGCAAAATACGGGCCGGCAACGGTCATCACCACCACCAACACCTTCAATCACATCGGCAACCTCCATCAGTTCATGGAGGCGGTGTGCATCTTGCTGTCCGCCGACGGAACCTTCATCA is drawn from Erythrobacter neustonensis and contains these coding sequences:
- a CDS encoding ATP-grasp domain-containing protein, translated to MSGQVLRILITSAGRRVELIRCFRKAAMSIGMGLEVHACDFDPALSAGCREADHSFGVPLCSAPDYADVLFDYCRTNSIGLLVPTIDPELMPLAQARDRFAAAGTLVHVSGPETIAIVRDKERTTDVLRAAGVPVPRTGTPEEVLAAPDDWMWPLFIKPAGGSASRGIGVIRSADQLARNYSEPMILQELLQGNEFTVNIYVDQAGALMAAIPHRRLSIRAGEVEKGETVRRPEFEEIARTLVAALPDPAGVMCFQLIDDRTHGPKVFEINARFGGGYPLADRAGGRFAESLLARAIGQPECASNAWRENVLMLRYDAAVYHE
- a CDS encoding glycosyltransferase family 4 protein, with protein sequence MSAQKHIAILITALGAGGAERVIAMLAHHWVDRGHRVSIITFDRADDPVYHPLPAQVTLWRLGAQVSVGYRGNARRLLRLRETLGQIRPDALVSFLTKNNLLAALACLGTPTPLICSERNNPERQDANRLWNLLLKVGYRRADFIVCQTNAIRRCFPRSVRDRLVVIYNPIAGFDRDPDADDARTLCAVGRLTPQKGFPHLIDAFAKVADHHPEWNLTIWGNGEIRAALEQQVEQMGLGSRISLPGTTEQPGDWARHATIFVQSSLYEGFGNALGEALASGLPVIATDCDFGPAEMIANGENGVLVPVQDADAMADAISGLITDHTLRSSYGAMAKVSMRKFEPAAILSRWDDLIEATTRSRRKAAPWPQPELVIENTAS
- the rfbF gene encoding glucose-1-phosphate cytidylyltransferase, whose product is MKVVLLAGGMGSRLAEETIRIPKPMVEVAGRPIILHVMDIYHSFGFSEFIVACGYKGMLIKKFFHDLHLMNNDFTVGIGDGEMCLSPTCKLNWRVSVVDTGLSTMTGGRIRRLRDWIGDEPFMVTYSDGVGNVDIGKLVAFHKAHGKLATVTAVQPPARFGNLELAGDKVTDFTEKVQRHETWINGGFFVFEPAVLDYLTGDDEPLEKEPLTQIARDGELMAFRHHGFWHPMDTIRDRDLLENLGARVLPPWMDFENGKAITSTDIPAELISA
- the rfbG gene encoding CDP-glucose 4,6-dehydratase produces the protein MRDRAATDFTAIAEAFRGRRVLVTGHTGFKGGWLSLWLSQMGAHVTGVSLPPAAEPSLFESARIAQFVDHRIADIRKPEEFAEATQGCQPDLLIHMAAQSLVRPSYDDPAGTFATNVTGTAVVLDWARRLPMLKGIVVVTSDKCYENHEWAWPYRENDQIGGADPYSASKGCAEIVAGAFRRSYFSEPGSAHVATVRAGNVFGGGDWATDRLIPDIIRAAMAGRSVRIRNPASVRPWQHVLEPLSGYLLLGSLLMSARGGEFAGAWNFGPPADAFLRVDDIARGLLAQWGDGRPQIELGASACDPHEAGMLTLDSSKARQRLGWRPRLSTDAAIAMTADWYRAFAGGDADMQAFTRAQIGEYVGGETSIPQPAEKMPLCV
- a CDS encoding aminotransferase class I/II-fold pyridoxal phosphate-dependent enzyme; amino-acid sequence: MRVNYGQTVHGEEEIAAVVDVLRTSTQMGPKVRLMQQRVAKLFAKNHGIMVNSGSSANYLAMELLNLPEGSEVITPALTFATTVAPIVRGRLVPAFVDCREGTYNIDADRIEEMIGPKTRAMMIPSLIGNLPDWDRIREIADRHGLMVIEDSADTLGATLRGTSTGTRSHISTTSFYGSHVINAGGNGGMLCVSDPDLARQALLLRSWGRSSSLFTDAGDSESIENRFNIELDGIEYDAKFVFSELGFNVEPSEMGAAFGLVQLDKLDRNIALREHNFARQLAFFSQYEDWFVLPRQIEHSRTGWLAFPLTLRPGAPFSRREMQIFLEKHDIQTRVVFTGNILRQPAMRNVACKTHDGGYPASDAVMRGGILLACHHGLTDQQLDYLHECFSEFARTRTGIQTSEAVHA